Proteins from a genomic interval of Arvicanthis niloticus isolate mArvNil1 chromosome 26, mArvNil1.pat.X, whole genome shotgun sequence:
- the C26H15orf39 gene encoding uncharacterized protein C15orf39 homolog isoform X1 — MWLLNDNESPTRLKVSKSSSRVSGELDTFTVMAEKRPLGPLGPMMYGKMPRLEPDTGPGHSMPLSAGNPDSCNYKGAYFSCPIGGTSKAGSERLPSWTPYPPLYPTGVAGSPLRGDNLLTNCLLYRPPTEGSEKIQDSSELLPFGPQAHAYPGPPLAAPKPVYRSPLCYGLSTCLGDGGTKRPLDVDWTLVTGPLLPSADPPCSLATAPGKGQSLDGTFLHGLPSGGPGKDSSLTFSPCQAFLEKYRTIQSTGFLASKYTGPYSGDHKQTVSEGPSSPWTQLAQPLGPPCQDAVPAHYPLPPPPQALPCPPSCRHPEKQGSYGSLLPLTPLGTHKGAAYQAGGLSSPYLRPQAPQTPYMPPVGIDSYSYSSAPLPAPSPGLKLEPPLTPRCPLDFVPQTLGFPYARDDLSLYGASPGLGGTPPSHSQNSVQPVPQPGAFQRTCQPLPASQPCSEPVRPAEKPTPEAQEKMWLPSCKKEQLQPRPSERPGVPIVIRDSPVPRTSPALHPCAKERQSLPQKDARPPSSPPMPVIDNVFSLAPYRDYLDVQTPEPTTEQDSAPVTSKSQDKDCKGNLPVQDGASMAHCSLREEVALDLSVKKTMAEGVPVKVPSPEGHDKPSEAVDAPGIENTVSGLPGLKKMVTEIPEVTAEATPRTNFHSSVAFMFRKFKILRPAPLPAAIVPSPPTSAPAPAPAPVPAPAPAPAPAPAQPAPNPPSIPMGLQIITQPLPVACFNLALPSPPAIAVASPAPASAPPPSPAPAPASGPAPASAQVPTAAPADSPEQHFTGLHTSLCDAISGSVAHSPPEKLREWLETTGPWGQAAWQDCQGVQGLLGKLLSQLQKFVCTQRCPFPHVVRAGAIFVPIHLVKERLFPKLPPASVDHVLQDHRVELRPTTLSEERALRERALHGCTSRMLKLLALRQLPDIYPDLLGLQWHDCVRRQLGGIDTEARTLSPSEPTVTRDEPESQALAGKLPAPKVKKPGRKPPTPGPEKAETTTGEGSCNPSPSSGASTSPPGPTLRARFRNLLETAWLNGVALPTWGHKASGADRPSPHPQLLDSQTHHL; from the exons ATGTGGCTCCTAAACGACAATGAGAGCCCAacgagattaaag GTCAGCAAGTCAAGCAGCAGGGTTTCAGGAGAGCTTGACACCTTCACAGTAATGGCAGAGAAGCGGCCCCTGGGGCCTCTGGGCCCTATGATGTACGGCAAGATGCCTCGCCTGGAGCCAGACACAGGGCCGGGACACAGCATGCCCCTCTCTGCTGGCAACCCGGACTCCTGCAATTACAAAGGTGCATACTTCTCATGCCCCATAGGGGGTACTTCCAAGGCAGGATCTGAGCGCTTGCCATCCTGGACCCCATATCCACCCTTGTATCCCACTGGTGTGGCAGGATCCCCACTCCGGGGTGACAACCTACTGACAAACTGCCTGCTCTACCGCCCCCCAACAGAAGGCTCTGAAAAGATACAAGACTCGAGTGAGCTCCTGCCCTTCGGTCCCCAGGCGCATGCGTACCCAGGTCCACCTCTGGCCGCACCGAAGCCAGTCTACCGCAGCCCTTTGTGTTACGGACTTTCCACTTGCCTTGGAGATGGGGGAACAAAGAGACCATTGGATGTTGACTGGACCCTGGTGACTGGGCCCCTGCTGCCTTCTGCTGACCCACCCTGTTCTCTAGCTACAGCTCCTGGCAAGGGCCAGTCCCTGGATGGGACGTTTTTGCATGGACTACCATCTGGGGGACCTGGCAAGGACTCTTCCCTGACTTTTTCCCCATGCCAGGCATTCTTGGAGAAGTATCGAACTATCCAAAGCACAGGTTTCCTGGCTTCCAAGTACACTGGTCCTTATTCTGGGGATCATAAGCAGACAGTATCTGAGGGGCCCTCCAGTCCTTGGACCCAGCTTGCCCAGCCCCTAGGACCACCTTGCCAGGATGCAGTGCCAGCCCACTACCCactgcctccacctccacagGCCTTGCCTTGCCCTCCATCTTGTCGTCACCCAGAAAAGCAGGGAAGCTATGGTTCTTTGCTCCCACTGACACCTCTGGGAACCCACAAGGGGGCTGCGTACCAAGCCGGGGGGCTGAGCAGCCCCTACTTGAGGCCACAGGCACCGCAGACTCCCTACATGCCCCCTGTTGGGATAGACAGTTATTCCTATTCCTCTGCACCCCTCCCAGCACCCTCACCAGGGCTCAAGCTGGAGCCCCCTCTTACCCCAAGGTGCCCACTGGACTTTGTCCCCCAAACTCTAGGTTTTCCTTATGCTAGGGAtgacctctctctgtatgggGCATCCCCCGGGCTTGGGGGAACACCACCTTCCCATTCCCAGAATAGTGTGCAGCCTGTGCCACAGCCCGGTGCCTTCCAGCGAACATGCCAGCctttgccagccagccagccatgcTCTGAGCCCGTGAGACCTGCAGAGAAACCAACACCAGAAGCTCAAGAGAAGATGTGGCTGCCCAGCTGCAAGAAAGAGCAGCTCCAGCCCAGGCCCAGTGAGCGTCCTGGGGTACCTATTGTTATTCGGGACAGTCCAGTTCCCCGAACCTCACCAGCACTGCACCCCTGTGCCAAGGAGCGCCAGTCTCTTCCACAGAAGGATGCTAggcctcccagctctccaccaatGCCTGTGATTGACAACGTTTTTAGTCTGGCCCCCTACCGTGACTACCTGGATGTACAGACACCGGAGCCCACAACTGAGCAGGACTCAGCTCCAGTCACCAGTAAGAGCCAAGACAAAGATTGCAAGGGGAACCTGCCTGTTCAGGATGGAGCCTCCATGGCTCACTGTTCTCTTCGTGAGGAGGTGGCTCTGGACTTGAGTGTGAAGAAGACGATGGCAGAGGGTGTCCCTGTCAAGGTTCCTAGTCCTGAGGGGCATGATAAGCCCAGTGAAGCTGTGGATGCACCAGGTATAGAAAACACAGTGTCAGGTCTGCCAGGCCTAAAAAAGATGGTCACAGAAATACCTGAAGTAACTGCAGAAGCCACACCAAGGACCAACTTCCACAGCTCTGTGGCCTTCATGTTCCGAAAATTCAAGATACTCCGTCCTGCACCCTTACCTGCAGCTATTGTCCCATCTCCCCCTACCTcggcccctgcccctgcccctgcccctgtccctgcccctgctcctgcccctgcccctgcccctgcacAGCCTGCACCCAACCCCCCATCTATACCCATGGGACTACAGATTATCACTCAGCCTTTGCCAGTGGCATGCTTCAACCTGGCCCTGCCTAGCCCACCAGCCATAGCCGTGGCCTCCCCGGCCCcagcctctgctccacctccgtcaccagctcctgctccagcctcaGGCCCTGCTCCAGCCTCTGCTCAAGTTCCCACTGCAGCCCCAGCGGACTCCCCAGAACAGCACTTTACAGGGTTGCACACATCCCTCTGTGATGCCATCTCGGGCTCCGTGGCCCATTCTCCACCAGAGAAACTGCGGGAGTGGCTTGAGACAACTGGGCCATGGGGCCAGGCTGCCTGGCAGGACTGCCAGGGTGTTCAGGGGCTACTGGGCAAACTGCTGTCTCAGCTGCAGAAGTTCGTGTGCACACAGCGGTGCCCCTTCCCTCATGTAGTACGGGCTGGTGCCATCTTTGTACCCATCCATCTGGTGAAGGAGCGTCTCTTTCCAAAGCTGCCACCAGCCTCTGTGGACCATGTGCTGCAGGACCACCGTGTGGAACTACGGCCCACCACTCTGTCAGAGGAGCGTGCGCTGCGTGAACGTGCCCTACACGGCTGCACCTCACGCATGCTGAAGCTGCTGGCGCTGCGCCAGCTGCCTGACATCTACCCTGACCTGCTGGGCCTCCAATGGCACGACTGTGTCCGCCGCCAGCTGG GTGGCATTGACACTGAGGCCAGAACTTTATCCCCATCAGAACCCACGGTGACCAGAGATGAGCCAGAAAGCCAAGCCCTGGCTGGGAAGTTGCCAGCCCCCAAGGTCAAGAAGCCAGGGAGGAAGCCACCAACGCCTGGccctgagaaggcagagacaaccACTGGGGAAGGGTCCTGTAATCCCTCACCTAGCTCTGGTGCCAGCACCAGCCCACCAGGTCCCACCCTGAGAGCCCGCTTCCGCAACCTGTTAGAAACCGCCTGGCTCAACGGTGTGGCACTGCCTACTTGGGGCCACAAGGCCTCTGGAGCAGATCGGCCTTCGCCTCACCCCCAGCTCTTGGACAGCCAGACCCATCATTTGTAG
- the C26H15orf39 gene encoding uncharacterized protein C15orf39 homolog isoform X4, whose protein sequence is MWLLNDNESPTRLKVSKSSSRVSGELDTFTVMAEKRPLGPLGPMMYGKMPRLEPDTGPGHSMPLSAGNPDSCNYKGAYFSCPIGGTSKAGSERLPSWTPYPPLYPTGVAGSPLRGDNLLTNCLLYRPPTEGSEKIQDSSELLPFGPQAHAYPGPPLAAPKPVYRSPLCYGLSTCLGDGGTKRPLDVDWTLVTGPLLPSADPPCSLATAPGKGQSLDGTFLHGLPSGGPGKDSSLTFSPCQAFLEKYRTIQSTGFLASKYTGPYSGDHKQTVSEGPSSPWTQLAQPLGPPCQDAVPAHYPLPPPPQALPCPPSCRHPEKQGSYGSLLPLTPLGTHKGAAYQAGGLSSPYLRPQAPQTPYMPPVGIDSYSYSSAPLPAPSPGLKLEPPLTPRCPLDFVPQTLGFPYARDDLSLYGASPGLGGTPPSHSQNSVQPVPQPGAFQRTCQPLPASQPCSEPVRPAEKPTPEAQEKMWLPSCKKEQLQPRPSERPGVPIVIRDSPVPRTSPALHPCAKERQSLPQKDARPPSSPPMPVIDNVFSLAPYRDYLDVQTPEPTTEQDSAPVTSKSQDKDCKGNLPVQDGASMAHCSLREEVALDLSVKKTMAEGVPVKVPSPEGHDKPSEAVDAPGIENTVSGLPGLKKMVTEIPEVTAEATPRTNFHSSVAFMFRKFKILRPAPLPAAIVPSPPTSAPAPAPAPVPAPAPAPAPAPAQPAPNPPSIPMGLQIITQPLPVACFNLALPSPPAIAVASPAPASAPPPSPAPAPASGPAPASAQVPTAAPADSPEQHFTGLHTSLCDAISGSVAHSPPEKLREWLETTGPWGQAAWQDCQGVQGLLGKLLSQLQKFVCTQRCPFPHVVRAGAIFVPIHLVKERLFPKLPPASVDHVLQDHRVELRPTTLSEERALRERALHGCTSRMLKLLALRQLPDIYPDLLGLQWHDCVRRQLGEHRAAL, encoded by the exons ATGTGGCTCCTAAACGACAATGAGAGCCCAacgagattaaag GTCAGCAAGTCAAGCAGCAGGGTTTCAGGAGAGCTTGACACCTTCACAGTAATGGCAGAGAAGCGGCCCCTGGGGCCTCTGGGCCCTATGATGTACGGCAAGATGCCTCGCCTGGAGCCAGACACAGGGCCGGGACACAGCATGCCCCTCTCTGCTGGCAACCCGGACTCCTGCAATTACAAAGGTGCATACTTCTCATGCCCCATAGGGGGTACTTCCAAGGCAGGATCTGAGCGCTTGCCATCCTGGACCCCATATCCACCCTTGTATCCCACTGGTGTGGCAGGATCCCCACTCCGGGGTGACAACCTACTGACAAACTGCCTGCTCTACCGCCCCCCAACAGAAGGCTCTGAAAAGATACAAGACTCGAGTGAGCTCCTGCCCTTCGGTCCCCAGGCGCATGCGTACCCAGGTCCACCTCTGGCCGCACCGAAGCCAGTCTACCGCAGCCCTTTGTGTTACGGACTTTCCACTTGCCTTGGAGATGGGGGAACAAAGAGACCATTGGATGTTGACTGGACCCTGGTGACTGGGCCCCTGCTGCCTTCTGCTGACCCACCCTGTTCTCTAGCTACAGCTCCTGGCAAGGGCCAGTCCCTGGATGGGACGTTTTTGCATGGACTACCATCTGGGGGACCTGGCAAGGACTCTTCCCTGACTTTTTCCCCATGCCAGGCATTCTTGGAGAAGTATCGAACTATCCAAAGCACAGGTTTCCTGGCTTCCAAGTACACTGGTCCTTATTCTGGGGATCATAAGCAGACAGTATCTGAGGGGCCCTCCAGTCCTTGGACCCAGCTTGCCCAGCCCCTAGGACCACCTTGCCAGGATGCAGTGCCAGCCCACTACCCactgcctccacctccacagGCCTTGCCTTGCCCTCCATCTTGTCGTCACCCAGAAAAGCAGGGAAGCTATGGTTCTTTGCTCCCACTGACACCTCTGGGAACCCACAAGGGGGCTGCGTACCAAGCCGGGGGGCTGAGCAGCCCCTACTTGAGGCCACAGGCACCGCAGACTCCCTACATGCCCCCTGTTGGGATAGACAGTTATTCCTATTCCTCTGCACCCCTCCCAGCACCCTCACCAGGGCTCAAGCTGGAGCCCCCTCTTACCCCAAGGTGCCCACTGGACTTTGTCCCCCAAACTCTAGGTTTTCCTTATGCTAGGGAtgacctctctctgtatgggGCATCCCCCGGGCTTGGGGGAACACCACCTTCCCATTCCCAGAATAGTGTGCAGCCTGTGCCACAGCCCGGTGCCTTCCAGCGAACATGCCAGCctttgccagccagccagccatgcTCTGAGCCCGTGAGACCTGCAGAGAAACCAACACCAGAAGCTCAAGAGAAGATGTGGCTGCCCAGCTGCAAGAAAGAGCAGCTCCAGCCCAGGCCCAGTGAGCGTCCTGGGGTACCTATTGTTATTCGGGACAGTCCAGTTCCCCGAACCTCACCAGCACTGCACCCCTGTGCCAAGGAGCGCCAGTCTCTTCCACAGAAGGATGCTAggcctcccagctctccaccaatGCCTGTGATTGACAACGTTTTTAGTCTGGCCCCCTACCGTGACTACCTGGATGTACAGACACCGGAGCCCACAACTGAGCAGGACTCAGCTCCAGTCACCAGTAAGAGCCAAGACAAAGATTGCAAGGGGAACCTGCCTGTTCAGGATGGAGCCTCCATGGCTCACTGTTCTCTTCGTGAGGAGGTGGCTCTGGACTTGAGTGTGAAGAAGACGATGGCAGAGGGTGTCCCTGTCAAGGTTCCTAGTCCTGAGGGGCATGATAAGCCCAGTGAAGCTGTGGATGCACCAGGTATAGAAAACACAGTGTCAGGTCTGCCAGGCCTAAAAAAGATGGTCACAGAAATACCTGAAGTAACTGCAGAAGCCACACCAAGGACCAACTTCCACAGCTCTGTGGCCTTCATGTTCCGAAAATTCAAGATACTCCGTCCTGCACCCTTACCTGCAGCTATTGTCCCATCTCCCCCTACCTcggcccctgcccctgcccctgcccctgtccctgcccctgctcctgcccctgcccctgcccctgcacAGCCTGCACCCAACCCCCCATCTATACCCATGGGACTACAGATTATCACTCAGCCTTTGCCAGTGGCATGCTTCAACCTGGCCCTGCCTAGCCCACCAGCCATAGCCGTGGCCTCCCCGGCCCcagcctctgctccacctccgtcaccagctcctgctccagcctcaGGCCCTGCTCCAGCCTCTGCTCAAGTTCCCACTGCAGCCCCAGCGGACTCCCCAGAACAGCACTTTACAGGGTTGCACACATCCCTCTGTGATGCCATCTCGGGCTCCGTGGCCCATTCTCCACCAGAGAAACTGCGGGAGTGGCTTGAGACAACTGGGCCATGGGGCCAGGCTGCCTGGCAGGACTGCCAGGGTGTTCAGGGGCTACTGGGCAAACTGCTGTCTCAGCTGCAGAAGTTCGTGTGCACACAGCGGTGCCCCTTCCCTCATGTAGTACGGGCTGGTGCCATCTTTGTACCCATCCATCTGGTGAAGGAGCGTCTCTTTCCAAAGCTGCCACCAGCCTCTGTGGACCATGTGCTGCAGGACCACCGTGTGGAACTACGGCCCACCACTCTGTCAGAGGAGCGTGCGCTGCGTGAACGTGCCCTACACGGCTGCACCTCACGCATGCTGAAGCTGCTGGCGCTGCGCCAGCTGCCTGACATCTACCCTGACCTGCTGGGCCTCCAATGGCACGACTGTGTCCGCCGCCAGCTGGGTGAGCATAGGGCAGCCCTGTAG
- the C26H15orf39 gene encoding uncharacterized protein C15orf39 homolog isoform X2: MHVSKSSSRVSGELDTFTVMAEKRPLGPLGPMMYGKMPRLEPDTGPGHSMPLSAGNPDSCNYKGAYFSCPIGGTSKAGSERLPSWTPYPPLYPTGVAGSPLRGDNLLTNCLLYRPPTEGSEKIQDSSELLPFGPQAHAYPGPPLAAPKPVYRSPLCYGLSTCLGDGGTKRPLDVDWTLVTGPLLPSADPPCSLATAPGKGQSLDGTFLHGLPSGGPGKDSSLTFSPCQAFLEKYRTIQSTGFLASKYTGPYSGDHKQTVSEGPSSPWTQLAQPLGPPCQDAVPAHYPLPPPPQALPCPPSCRHPEKQGSYGSLLPLTPLGTHKGAAYQAGGLSSPYLRPQAPQTPYMPPVGIDSYSYSSAPLPAPSPGLKLEPPLTPRCPLDFVPQTLGFPYARDDLSLYGASPGLGGTPPSHSQNSVQPVPQPGAFQRTCQPLPASQPCSEPVRPAEKPTPEAQEKMWLPSCKKEQLQPRPSERPGVPIVIRDSPVPRTSPALHPCAKERQSLPQKDARPPSSPPMPVIDNVFSLAPYRDYLDVQTPEPTTEQDSAPVTSKSQDKDCKGNLPVQDGASMAHCSLREEVALDLSVKKTMAEGVPVKVPSPEGHDKPSEAVDAPGIENTVSGLPGLKKMVTEIPEVTAEATPRTNFHSSVAFMFRKFKILRPAPLPAAIVPSPPTSAPAPAPAPVPAPAPAPAPAPAQPAPNPPSIPMGLQIITQPLPVACFNLALPSPPAIAVASPAPASAPPPSPAPAPASGPAPASAQVPTAAPADSPEQHFTGLHTSLCDAISGSVAHSPPEKLREWLETTGPWGQAAWQDCQGVQGLLGKLLSQLQKFVCTQRCPFPHVVRAGAIFVPIHLVKERLFPKLPPASVDHVLQDHRVELRPTTLSEERALRERALHGCTSRMLKLLALRQLPDIYPDLLGLQWHDCVRRQLGGIDTEARTLSPSEPTVTRDEPESQALAGKLPAPKVKKPGRKPPTPGPEKAETTTGEGSCNPSPSSGASTSPPGPTLRARFRNLLETAWLNGVALPTWGHKASGADRPSPHPQLLDSQTHHL; this comes from the exons ATGCAT GTCAGCAAGTCAAGCAGCAGGGTTTCAGGAGAGCTTGACACCTTCACAGTAATGGCAGAGAAGCGGCCCCTGGGGCCTCTGGGCCCTATGATGTACGGCAAGATGCCTCGCCTGGAGCCAGACACAGGGCCGGGACACAGCATGCCCCTCTCTGCTGGCAACCCGGACTCCTGCAATTACAAAGGTGCATACTTCTCATGCCCCATAGGGGGTACTTCCAAGGCAGGATCTGAGCGCTTGCCATCCTGGACCCCATATCCACCCTTGTATCCCACTGGTGTGGCAGGATCCCCACTCCGGGGTGACAACCTACTGACAAACTGCCTGCTCTACCGCCCCCCAACAGAAGGCTCTGAAAAGATACAAGACTCGAGTGAGCTCCTGCCCTTCGGTCCCCAGGCGCATGCGTACCCAGGTCCACCTCTGGCCGCACCGAAGCCAGTCTACCGCAGCCCTTTGTGTTACGGACTTTCCACTTGCCTTGGAGATGGGGGAACAAAGAGACCATTGGATGTTGACTGGACCCTGGTGACTGGGCCCCTGCTGCCTTCTGCTGACCCACCCTGTTCTCTAGCTACAGCTCCTGGCAAGGGCCAGTCCCTGGATGGGACGTTTTTGCATGGACTACCATCTGGGGGACCTGGCAAGGACTCTTCCCTGACTTTTTCCCCATGCCAGGCATTCTTGGAGAAGTATCGAACTATCCAAAGCACAGGTTTCCTGGCTTCCAAGTACACTGGTCCTTATTCTGGGGATCATAAGCAGACAGTATCTGAGGGGCCCTCCAGTCCTTGGACCCAGCTTGCCCAGCCCCTAGGACCACCTTGCCAGGATGCAGTGCCAGCCCACTACCCactgcctccacctccacagGCCTTGCCTTGCCCTCCATCTTGTCGTCACCCAGAAAAGCAGGGAAGCTATGGTTCTTTGCTCCCACTGACACCTCTGGGAACCCACAAGGGGGCTGCGTACCAAGCCGGGGGGCTGAGCAGCCCCTACTTGAGGCCACAGGCACCGCAGACTCCCTACATGCCCCCTGTTGGGATAGACAGTTATTCCTATTCCTCTGCACCCCTCCCAGCACCCTCACCAGGGCTCAAGCTGGAGCCCCCTCTTACCCCAAGGTGCCCACTGGACTTTGTCCCCCAAACTCTAGGTTTTCCTTATGCTAGGGAtgacctctctctgtatgggGCATCCCCCGGGCTTGGGGGAACACCACCTTCCCATTCCCAGAATAGTGTGCAGCCTGTGCCACAGCCCGGTGCCTTCCAGCGAACATGCCAGCctttgccagccagccagccatgcTCTGAGCCCGTGAGACCTGCAGAGAAACCAACACCAGAAGCTCAAGAGAAGATGTGGCTGCCCAGCTGCAAGAAAGAGCAGCTCCAGCCCAGGCCCAGTGAGCGTCCTGGGGTACCTATTGTTATTCGGGACAGTCCAGTTCCCCGAACCTCACCAGCACTGCACCCCTGTGCCAAGGAGCGCCAGTCTCTTCCACAGAAGGATGCTAggcctcccagctctccaccaatGCCTGTGATTGACAACGTTTTTAGTCTGGCCCCCTACCGTGACTACCTGGATGTACAGACACCGGAGCCCACAACTGAGCAGGACTCAGCTCCAGTCACCAGTAAGAGCCAAGACAAAGATTGCAAGGGGAACCTGCCTGTTCAGGATGGAGCCTCCATGGCTCACTGTTCTCTTCGTGAGGAGGTGGCTCTGGACTTGAGTGTGAAGAAGACGATGGCAGAGGGTGTCCCTGTCAAGGTTCCTAGTCCTGAGGGGCATGATAAGCCCAGTGAAGCTGTGGATGCACCAGGTATAGAAAACACAGTGTCAGGTCTGCCAGGCCTAAAAAAGATGGTCACAGAAATACCTGAAGTAACTGCAGAAGCCACACCAAGGACCAACTTCCACAGCTCTGTGGCCTTCATGTTCCGAAAATTCAAGATACTCCGTCCTGCACCCTTACCTGCAGCTATTGTCCCATCTCCCCCTACCTcggcccctgcccctgcccctgcccctgtccctgcccctgctcctgcccctgcccctgcccctgcacAGCCTGCACCCAACCCCCCATCTATACCCATGGGACTACAGATTATCACTCAGCCTTTGCCAGTGGCATGCTTCAACCTGGCCCTGCCTAGCCCACCAGCCATAGCCGTGGCCTCCCCGGCCCcagcctctgctccacctccgtcaccagctcctgctccagcctcaGGCCCTGCTCCAGCCTCTGCTCAAGTTCCCACTGCAGCCCCAGCGGACTCCCCAGAACAGCACTTTACAGGGTTGCACACATCCCTCTGTGATGCCATCTCGGGCTCCGTGGCCCATTCTCCACCAGAGAAACTGCGGGAGTGGCTTGAGACAACTGGGCCATGGGGCCAGGCTGCCTGGCAGGACTGCCAGGGTGTTCAGGGGCTACTGGGCAAACTGCTGTCTCAGCTGCAGAAGTTCGTGTGCACACAGCGGTGCCCCTTCCCTCATGTAGTACGGGCTGGTGCCATCTTTGTACCCATCCATCTGGTGAAGGAGCGTCTCTTTCCAAAGCTGCCACCAGCCTCTGTGGACCATGTGCTGCAGGACCACCGTGTGGAACTACGGCCCACCACTCTGTCAGAGGAGCGTGCGCTGCGTGAACGTGCCCTACACGGCTGCACCTCACGCATGCTGAAGCTGCTGGCGCTGCGCCAGCTGCCTGACATCTACCCTGACCTGCTGGGCCTCCAATGGCACGACTGTGTCCGCCGCCAGCTGG GTGGCATTGACACTGAGGCCAGAACTTTATCCCCATCAGAACCCACGGTGACCAGAGATGAGCCAGAAAGCCAAGCCCTGGCTGGGAAGTTGCCAGCCCCCAAGGTCAAGAAGCCAGGGAGGAAGCCACCAACGCCTGGccctgagaaggcagagacaaccACTGGGGAAGGGTCCTGTAATCCCTCACCTAGCTCTGGTGCCAGCACCAGCCCACCAGGTCCCACCCTGAGAGCCCGCTTCCGCAACCTGTTAGAAACCGCCTGGCTCAACGGTGTGGCACTGCCTACTTGGGGCCACAAGGCCTCTGGAGCAGATCGGCCTTCGCCTCACCCCCAGCTCTTGGACAGCCAGACCCATCATTTGTAG